Sequence from the Meleagris gallopavo isolate NT-WF06-2002-E0010 breed Aviagen turkey brand Nicholas breeding stock chromosome 22, Turkey_5.1, whole genome shotgun sequence genome:
aagacaaaatacCTGAAAATGTGTTATACCAAAACATTTaacttttttggtttttatttttttaaaaaagtttattCTATGGTGAtctgtaaaaaaagaaagacctGATGCGTAAATATTTGCTTAAGGCAGATAGCAGAGCAGCTCACTAACTTTCTAACAAGTTTAACATGGATATTTGTCCATTTTCCAAGAACAGGTTAACCAATACATCCACTTTGAAATGCTACTGTATATACACACCGAAACTACTACGTACACATACAGGacaccaaaacaaaaatgtttacagTTCAGTATTATAAGCCCTATCCACACCTCACTGGGACAGCATAAGTTCTCCTGAATTTGGAACGGGTGACAGAAACAAGACAAATACACAGGCAGAAAAGAGGGTGTTCAGAACTTCCTCTGCAGGAACTTTCTCATACTGCAGTAATTTTTAGGAATGGTGCAAGTGAATTATGCTGGATTCAAAGGGAGGATGCTTTACTTTCCTCTCCAGGCTAAAGTTCTAAACATCTCTTCTTGGGAACAGTACAGTTTGAtttctgtttggctttttttgagGGGAATCACACCACTAAGAACCTGCGTCTTTGCAGACCAAAGCAACGATGGCAGTCTTGCAAAAAAAGGTTCTTTGTCCTCCAGTGCAGCTCTAAGGCAGCACAGCAAGTCACCCTGACGTCACCAACTCCTGCTTGCCACCCATGGGCAGCGGTGAGGTGTGAATACAGCTTACTACACACTCTGGAATGTCTGTACTACATTCACTCAGCTGAAATGAACCATGCTAACAACCAGGTTACGCTGAATACGCAGAAATTTAATAGGAAGTCATGCCAACTATCAGGCGAGTACATGTTACCTGATAAACACCAAGTCCATCTATCGCTGAACGAAGATGCTGTCAGCAGCACCCTTTGAACCACAGCCACTTAATGATCAGTTCATGCAAATATAATTTGGGCACATCAGTAAGCAGAAATAGAACTTCTTTCACCTTTCAAGCACATGGTATTTAATCAGGACACTAGAAGACTTTACATGCATTCTAATACAAATGATGTATAAATGTTGCTTTAGAACAATGTTCTACCAGATGATGGAGAGAACAGTGGAGAGAAAGCAATCACACACTGCATCTTAAATACACAGATGAGCCATTATATATTACCATTTTTCTATACTCATTTTTCACGATTCCAGCAACACCGCTAGGTATTGACTGGTTACAGCATTCCTCCTTTCCAGTACTGGAAAGTACAGACTGTTGGTCTGACCAACAGTCTCACAGGTGAAGTATCAGCTCCCAGTACTACCTGAGGATTTAGTATTGTACTTGTGAAAAGCCCTTGATGCAAGCTTaccaaaagacagaaaagaaacagctccCCTCCCCCCACTTCACCTCCTTattcactgaaggaaaagagctgcatCCATAGACagctttgcaaaaataaaacgTGGAGTGGAAAGAGACTTTAAGATACTCTATAGTGATGTTTGCACTGAGAATGGTGGTTAAGTGCcataaagcatttaaaaacaagaggaaCTGATTAGCAACACTGTTGCAGATCAGCCAACGTGGTTTAGTTTCATTCACCACACCTTCTAGTAGTGAATTTAACTCTTCCGTTCCATGACATCAGCAAATAATTCTTTCCTATTATTGTTTAAGTTGTAATAATTTGGTACTAGTGTGAGGAGCAGCATTGACTAAGACTGCTGCTCAGTGCAATGCAAGCTTCCAGTCACAATTCTACCAATGCACCCAAATCCTTATTTGCAAGCGCTCAGATTATCCAAGTGCTGGGCTCCAGCTGAGCAAAGCCCTGACACAGCACGGCACAGAACAAAACCACCCATCTCTTAGCTCACGTTACTGAGGACAGCAACACCCGTGTCTGCAGAGGTGCCAGGTTTATCCACACACACCTCTGTCCTGCAGTCACCCAACAGCTTATCTTCAAGCCAAACTACACCAGTATTTTAaatctttgctttaaaataagcaaaacacaCACATGCTTGCATCAACAGCCAGCTGATACGTTCTGAGACCAACAAGTCTTCTGTTGAACTTCCTATGTCTTAAGGAAGCTGCCACAGGACTGAGGCTCTGGTTTTCCTGACATGCTTTCCTGCTTGCTACCTGCAGTGCCACTGAGCACACGACCTCCTGGCCGTGGCACAAAGCACACTGTTCCTTACGAAGCAGATGTAGACTGGAACTGCATTTTACATTCCAAATGATGAGGTTTATGAACTGGTCCTTCTGAATGCCAACTGAACAGTTTCAAAATGCTGGTGGACATGTTTTGgttgaattttctttcctgttcctttccctcccctcaATTTCTCCTAACCCAGAATACAAATGTAAAAACAGCTTTACAAAGGATGGTGCAATGTAAATAGGTATATGTGCAAGTAGAGCGCAACAAAAGTCAATGAGAAGgtacattttacttttttttttttaaaaaagaaaaaagaaaaaaagagctggaCATGTTGGCATACCCTGAGCAAATGCAGAAGCCTGTTTCTATAAACAACGTAAAACAATaagctctttcagaaaagttttgCCAAGATTAAATACATCAATACCACAGGCACTGCCCACAACTCACTCAGTCTTTAACAGATGaagcaagttaaaaataaaaccaaaccaaaaacccaCCCAACCATAGCTGCCCCCCACCCCTTCCAAAAGATTTACATTCTTCAGGTATgtgggtttatttttctttttttgggaaCTCAATGATGTAAGCGATGTGTTTGGTTACAACACTTGGAGAGTACAAGCAAGTTTCGCTTGTGCCTAGcttttctgaaacacaaaagaaaaagaactggctttttaaaaaaaggctaaaaaacaacaatgtGTTGCAATTCtattatttagttttaaaaaaataagaaaggaagaaaaaaagaaaaacagactatTTGGCATTTTCTCTGCTTACTCCTGAATATTTTAAGGCCCTGAGATTAGAATATCATGTTCTTGGGACCACAGGGCTAGATAAAACCCTAGTGcatcaattttctttctttaagccCTAACCAAAGTTCTGGCCTTTCAACTTAAGATCTATCTCTGCTGAGATAAGGCTCACGTGCCTCAAGAAGCTTTCTTGTACAGAAGCTTATTACAAACCAATCAAATCGTTGGTGTTTTCTGCAGGGTCAGTTGTGCTGGTCCATCAATGAAAACATACCCTGTAACAGAGATAagctcctgcagtgaggaaAGTGAACATGCATATATTCACTAGAAATGGCTTCCAAGTTGTCATCATGTTCTCATCATCCTCTTCTATGCTTTCTGACTTCATCGACTCTTCTTTGTGGGCTGAGACTTGCAGGTTTTCACCAACAGTTCTCCTCCGAATTTCAGTGTCTTGACTAGTGCTTaaggacaaataaataaatgttcagTACTGgattttccctttaaaaaatgAGCTGACCTAGCCTTAACCACCTCTTACTTGCACTGCTCATCCTAAATCTGCTGCCTCCACAGCCACTGAGACAAGAAAAGGTGAATCTACATCCAGCTGAGGAGAACATGAAGGTTCTGAAACCatgcagctgctcagagccaggAAGTGATGAAATTATGGTTTGTTTGTGCTTTCGtaagggcagcaaggagcattGGAACTGAAGATTTCTCCATCTTTAATActctttaatgctttttttcctagataaAGACCTCTATCATGTTAACAGTATACCGACACTCAGAGAGGCTTCTTAACTGGAACTTTTAGATCTACTGTACAGCTTCTTCCATCTGAATTTAGAAAGCAGAACATCACCAAGCTGGGAGAACACGTAGAGTGGTAaccagctgggagctgcactgCACAGGGATTTCCTATACATCTTCTGGCAGCTGAAGTATAAAACTCAGCAATCTGTCATGTCAGGCAACAGACTACCTGGGCAGGAAAAAAGCCCATGCTTAAGGCTTCTGCCTCTTCTTTGCTCACCTCTGCTTGTCCATGTTCACTGCTCCACTTCTGCAGCCTCTTTCTGTCTCATCTTTTCATACCAACCTGCCCACCCCCTTCCTGTCTAGCATGCTTTTCTTGCAACACTTCTGGACTGTCCTAGAAATGAGGACAACAGCAGCGATCAAAAGGAAGCCTCATCTTGCAGCTACAGTACTGCTATGGAATTAAGGAGCTCAGGATTCAAATCCCAGCCTTTTCTAATGTCAAATACTGCATAAGATCGGATTTCACTTTAGTAAGGTAACAAGCAGATGTCTAGTCCTAACCAGCCTCATAATTAACAAGGAAGACAAGCAGTTCCAGAGGATGACTCAGCCCCAGCCTCAGACTGGTGCCTGTAATAAAATTAACATATGTCTCTGAGCTGGACATGCCTTATATTTAAACTGTGTAAAGAATTTCCAGGAAATCATTTCTCCACTGATAAATTCAGATCTATATAGCTAATGACATAAGATACAAGCTTTCAATCCATATTCCTCATTAGGCACAGAAAGCATTAGCTGTTATCTCACATCCCAGGCAAATACTCTGGTAACAGAACTAAACAGTCACTgatggaagaaaggaagaaagtgagaaagtGCTGCTATTGTAACACTTCTCTCTTTTGTAGCTAAGCCTTCATAGAattagagaatcacagaataccttgggttggaaggggcaccgaggatcatcaagttccaatcccccagccacaggcagggccaccaccctccagatctggtaccagtccaggttgcccagagccttttccagcctggccttgaacacctccagggatggagcatctgcaacctctctgggcagctgtgacagcacctcaccactctctctgtaaagaacttcccctgacatcaATCTAAACCTACCCTCCTTAAACTTAAAACTCCTCCCCTTGCCCTGTCTCTTCCTACCcgagtaaaaagttgattcctctcctttttataatccctctaaatactggaaggctgcaatgaggtctcctcacagccttctcttctccaggctgagcaagccCATCCTTGTTTCTCTCTATCCCTACTTccaagattttcttcctttttagtAAAGGCATTTGCAATTTGAGTATTTCACTTCTCAAATTTCCCCCAccaaattgaaaaacaaaatcccaatTTAAACGTTGTTTCCATTAAGCAGGCAAAGAACACTTTCATTTTATCTCTGCCTCCTGCAGAATTTGGAGAGATATCAGCTTCATGTTTCAGCCTCTGTGCACTCTGTGAAATTAAGAGGTTTATTTTGAAGGAAGACTGCTGGGAATGTATGCCACCAATCCCTAGTTTGCAGTCATTCACTCCCTCACTGGTctgattaaataaaatacatcaaGTCTGCCAGCTGCATCTGTTGAAAAAACTTTATGGTGCTGCAGAAAATACTAAAACTTGGTATTTTTATTCCAATATTCCCAGATGTGAAGCTGAATCTGTCTTTTTAGAAGACCAGCTAGTGGGGGAAAATCAAACTTTTCATTAATCATTTCTGGTGGTtctctaaaaattatttttaaaagtttattttctgttggcTGTTCTGAATAAATTAGTTAATTAGTTAGTTAGGGCTAGACTTCATCCAGCCCCACACCACTCAGATAAGGCAGGAGGGACATCTAGTGGCTAGCAGGTAGCAACCTGGGCTCCTCCACTATCAGAGCCCACTTCACACAGCACTTCCAGGTATTCGTCACGCCTGACAATTAAGGTTACAATGACAGGTAGAAAAGTTCTCTGTTCATGAGCCCCTTCTATTCCTTTCATCAAAAGCAGACAAAGaattaatttcacatttctaaGTGCAGCAAAAGCTGGTCAGCCTAGCTCTCAGCTCCATGGCTAATTCCATCTCTAGTGAAAGAGCTCCTGTGTAACTTACTGTAACGTACACATCACATGCAAATTGAGACGTTGCCATCTCACTCTGCTTCTCTCACTACAGCAggatctcattttaaaaaatgctgaagaactTTATGGAAAAGTAcacacagattttgttttggaaCTGCTATTATACTAATTCAGTCAACATCTGTTCAGGATTTTCCATATGAAATGCCATTTATGAACAAGCTTAGGACAAGCTGAAGCGGGAAACTAAATGAATTACCTGtctgtgatcagtggcacaggTGAAAAAACTCTGCCACCTGGAACCAtctcctcagcagtgctgactgAGCATCTAATCTCTTCCTCTATCACTTGATGCTTAGGAAAGAATTCTGCATGTTCGTGCATCCTTCCATTGTGCATTTCTGAGGTTCTCTTTGGTGGTCTGGGAGGAGGTGGGGTATGTTCAGGTGGTGGGTCCAGATCTTCATTGGAGAGCTCTTTCCACTGTTCCTTCAGGGAAGGAAATGCCCTGTTACGTTTTCCATCGTTTATTTTATGTAAACTGTAACTTTAACTTGGCAGGGGCTTTACACTCTaccttctcatttatttttagcatgCCTGTTCATTtgcattgggaaaaaaaaaagggaaaaaagaagatacaAAAATAATACCGAATTTAAGCTATCTGCAGTACACTGAAGACATCAGttataaaaggaagaaattttaatCTACATCTGGAAATTTTAAATAGCATGAAATAGAACCTATGTCGCTAATTCTGCTGTAAGAATTCATTGCAATACTTAAATTTCTATCATATGAGGAAGCTGATGAAAGACATGGCAGATGCAGCCCAGCTAAGCTGCTGAGAAGTACACAGGCACCACCTATTAGTCTACAGGGCTACAGGAAGTATTCTGAAGTCAGTAGTAAAGTGTTGTATTGAAGTGCTGCATAATATAAAAATTTATTGAAGCCAAAGTAATTCAAGActcctttctgttctgttgaCCACACTTATATGCTACAGTTAAAAAGTGTTGCAGCTTACTGTACATCTGGTTCTGCAGTCAGTAATACTCACTTGCACTGAAGCATCCCCCATAATGAATTTTGCCCCCTCAATAACAGCTAAGTAGGAGAAACGAAGCTGATCCGCTGTCTGTATAAGTCCCATTCTGTACTTCCTCATTTCTAGGAGAACCTGTTTAACATCCACAGAAGAAGGATCTTTCCGTTTGTCCATCTGAAGATAAAAATTTGAAACATACTTTATGCTCTGATGAGATTCAATGTGATGACTGGCTTTATAGAGCAGCTTTCAGACCATCCTACATATTGAAGTATTAAGACACTAAGAAAAAccagagaaatggaaaactgcACTAAGTCTCTATAATCCTGTatgttttccccttttttggtctttcttgttttgaagATGTAATAAGTAAAATAGTCTAAGAAATAGATATTCTGACCTAGGCCTCATTTCTGTGTATTAGTTGATCTCACACAGCGACAGAATAAAACCAGAATTCTCCCCTGCCTAAATGGTAAAGTTGACTCTGTAAAAGAAAGCACGTGGATGTATTTTACACTGTTTAAAGATAGCTTACACTATTATTTAGCAAACACCTAATGTTTTTCTTAACCACACGGATAAAGCCTAGCCTTGCAAATCACTCTAAGAACTAGAGTTTTCTTCCCTGGACTCAAACGGCCAGTTAAGAATGAGATCTACCTTAGTTTTAAAATGGAAGACAGTCTCAAACCAGAATATGAGTAAGATAAGAGAAATAACGTGTGAGAATACTCCACAGAAAACACCGCAGCTCTCTGTAAGCCAGAATAAATCACTCTTGAAGGGAGCTCTATGAAACAGTGTATCATCTACACACAGTAGTTCTTACCAGCAGCAGACACGTATCGACCAGACAGAAAGTTCCTGATCTCCCAATTCCTGCACTGCAGTGCACCACAACAGGTCCATACTCAGGGTTAAGCGAGCCAGATTCTCTCACTTTGAACAAGAAATTGAGGAATGAAGCAGGAGACTCTGGGACTCCAAAGTCAGGCCACGTAGTATAATGAAAGTGCAGAATCTCTCTGGTTTCCTGCGTCTGTAAAAGACAGTACTCATGAAGTCCTTTAGCTAGATACACAAGTCAAAAACTATTCGAAGTACAGCTGCTTACAGCAATGTTCTAATGAGCAAATACAGTTCCTCACATGTTAATTTTCCAAGTAAATATCCTCCTACATACTTAAGAAAGGCAGCTTCAAATGTCAGATAGTTATATAGCTTCAAACATTAACTCTTAATAGCTATAGGTCAATTTCAAATTTGTGCCTATGAAAAAGTGTTAGAAACCAGAGTTACTGCTATGATATAGAGGAGAGCACCGGCTCAGCTTTGTGTGATAATCAGACTGCACTACTATTTCTTGGACACTACAGCTTTAAAATAGTTGTCTTAAATTCAAATGACAAAGTTCCATGTTCAGAGGGGGCTTTCACATCTGCTTAGCTAAGAAACTAATTACAATTATCCTTTTTTGTAAAAGGACTCTGTTTTGAGCAAAGGAGGCTGGTAAGTAAACTTATGTATAACCTACCTTGTGCTTTTTTCAGTATAGTTCAAATGCTTGCACTAAGATAGCTAGCACTACTGCTGACCAGTTCATAATGGCAGAATACCACGTAAAGAGTTCTCAGAATGGTGTACGGCAAGCTACAGAAGCCCGTTCCACTTTCTGCAGACAAAACACACAATCGCCGGTGTTCCCTTACACTTTATTCCCAATTTGGAAACTTTCTTCCAAGACTACTAACTCAGTGATGTTCACATCCTGTTAGAATTTTGAGGTACAACCATCCAAAACCACATGCCTATGGCAGATATACTTCTTAATACTCCAAACAAACTGCAGCAGCCAAATCCTTACTCAGCTATCACTTGATCAATCAAATTTGTATCTGCTTTCTCGCATTTCCTGGCACAAGATGCTAACAGTTGAGCAAATATTGATACCTTCCAGTATGGAGCAGTATGTGGGCAGAACAGAACTGTTGCTAGTATGCCACAACATACACACCGAGCTCAGCCGGGAACCTTAGACATTATCTTCAGTTACCCACATTCAGTGAAAGAGAATGGTAATATTCCCTGCCAGCTTCACTCAGGAACTTTCCATCAGGCGTCGCTGCTTGAATGACCgtttttgtttcttcactgtCAGAGTAATGCTCCAATACCAGGCAATGTCAAAGAGTCATCTTGTACAAAATCATCAATTTCAGCACAAAATCTGCTGTATTTCACACCAGTCTTTTCCATAACCTTAGTGATGAGGTGGGTCTCACCTCAGAGAGATTAAAGAAAGCGACTGGTAGTAGTTCCTGTACTTACTGTAAGGTTTTCCAATTCTAGTTGTCGTACTGTGTAATATGACTTTATATCTTCTGATATCAAGGTTAGCTTCAAGTTTGTATCttcaaaaaacatttccttctcttccttccgTGGCCAGTACTGCGCACACTTTATCTAAAAACAAATGGGTACCATTTATGCATTGTTTATACTTGtgtgaaaagcaaatataactatcttaaaatatttctctgattttattATGAGTTTCAATATGAAAAATACCAGTCTTCCTTTATGCTGCAAAACCACATCTTcggtaattttttttttgtaagagtCAAACTATTTTGACCCCAACTGACTCATGAAAATACCTAAGGACTGAGGATAGCTTTGTGGCAGTAGAGCTCTTTCTTCTACATGGAAGCTGGAAGAGTGAGCAACAGGGCTGTACCTCTGTGGAATATAATCAAAATCACCAAAgtcattatttatttcagcttgTGTCAGACCATTAACTGCAACCTAAGAAGTCTAGTAACTTTCTAAACATAAAAGCTGTCGAACACTGCCAAAATGTGAATTCAGTGCCATGCTGCATTCCATGCATTACCCTTACTGCaatgtttccatttcaaaagAAGAGATGTTAACGAGAGCAGAATGTACCATAAAGAATTATGAATTCAATAGATAAGCTACTAAAGAACGACAGCATTACTAATTTGCAAGTATAATATCAGATGAGATTTTGGGTTACTCCTTTCACTtaccacaaaaataaaaatagcagtgagatcattttaattttacatgTACACTTTGAAAGTAAAGGGCCtaacaaaaaaatcctgcatTCAACAAACATAACCACTACCTATTTCTGACTGACTTTCAATTCTGTCAGTGAAGTTTTCCAAGAGAACTTACTTTTGGAAGAAGACTGCTGCATTAGACAAATCAACCAAACAGACGAGCAGCAGATTTTGCAGTGTGTAGGAAAAAactgaaactaaagaaaaagaaactcacCAGCAAGACAAATGGGGAAAGTTTATAACCATTAAAAACTACAGATATTCCGACTGTGGGAACTGTCCTGCTCTTTCTGTCATTAAGCATTGCTCCTCTGAAAACAGGATTACAGCCACCACTTGTCCATATCTCAGCTTTCAATGGGAATGGATGGCTGAACATGGTTAGTGCTGCTTTTATTGAAGGTCAAATAACACGGATTTAACGCTGAAGTGGAGAAACTCTGGTAAGAAAAGAACAGTAATCTCACCTCTAGGATAATTTCTGCCAGCATcttaataaataagaaaactcTACAGAGTATTTTAATCAATGGTACACTAATTCTAGTTTTGCCCAGACTAGTTATAGCTTTAATTCTAATGGTATCCTCTAGTTTCTCGAGGTCTAGAAGGCAGCTATAATTATCAGCACTTTTCTGAGTCTTAGCATTTAAGAAACTGCAAATGGCCAGCATCTAATTTCTCTATCAAATGTGCCTGTAAACAGTATTTTGTTGTGCTGCACTGTAGGTCCCCCCACTGCTGTCTGCTCAGCAGGGTTAGCAGCCAGCCCTGAGGGATCATAGTTaactcattttctttgaaaccaCTGACACTGCAGAGAATAAGTGGGAATGgctgaaaaggaagaaactatTGAAAACTACAGTTACTGCATCTCTTGAAGATTAAGTTTCACTtgcaacacacacacagacaaaaaaaagcaaaacactcaTAATCAAGACTGCAGTTAATAAATACACAACTGATTCCACAAGAAATTTCCTGATTATTGAGAATTCTTTCCTCATTATACAAAACCACACACCAGCCAGTTATCACTGGTAGATACCCAACATACCCACTACACCACTGAAGCATCTTTATACTGACTGCACTCTAACATTTAACTTATAACTGTGCATTTCTGTCagtttttaaaactgcttttttctcAGATTTGCACAGATGCCAAGTCCACCTGAggagcacaggacagcagctgttACCATACAACCAAAGCTCTGAACCCACGGATATAGAATTAGTTCCATGCTTGATGATTCCTGTCTCCACCAACCCCAGAAGGGCTGAGACATTTCCTCTCAAGACAGCAGCTACTCCATGTGCAAGAGGAACCAAGCCTTTTTATCTATCATGTTAGTTACTTAAAATAACCTCTGCTATTTGTTTACCTGTTATTTCCCTTCATCGTCTGTCTGTCCTGTCTAATGTAAACTTCCTAAAAGGTGTGACAGAACTAAATCCATTGCACATGTCATGGCTTAGCAGCTGCTTCTGCATCACTGGCACATCAGTGCTTCACACAGACACCAGGAAAAGCGCTTTTAATTGTACCCCCATTTTCCTCACacctgaaacatttattttttttttttataaaacagtGACCCTGAAGCATAAACAGTATATGTCGAAGTTAGGTTTAAAAATCTGAGTTCTTACTGTGTGAAGGAAGCTTGGAATCAGGGTGGCCCTATAACTACACTAACGCCATCTCACATTGCTTCTGAATAAACACTTGGTGTATTGGAGGCACAATTTGTATATCAGAAGAACTAGATTTAGATACTCAAGTTAGACGCAGAGACAAAATACTCAATTTTGCAGAGACAGATGGTTTTAACGTCTTATTTCAAccaaattcagaagaaattaagaCCTGCAGGTACA
This genomic interval carries:
- the PTPN1 gene encoding tyrosine-protein phosphatase non-receptor type 1, with amino-acid sequence MEEAQRSYILTQGPLPNTCGHFWEMVWEQKSRGVVMLNRVMEKGSIKCAQYWPRKEEKEMFFEDTNLKLTLISEDIKSYYTVRQLELENLTTQETREILHFHYTTWPDFGVPESPASFLNFLFKVRESGSLNPEYGPVVVHCSAGIGRSGTFCLVDTCLLLMDKRKDPSSVDVKQVLLEMRKYRMGLIQTADQLRFSYLAVIEGAKFIMGDASVQEQWKELSNEDLDPPPEHTPPPPRPPKRTSEMHNGRMHEHAEFFPKHQVIEEEIRCSVSTAEEMVPGGRVFSPVPLITDSTSQDTEIRRRTVGENLQVSAHKEESMKSESIEEDDENMMTTWKPFLVNICMFTFLTAGAYLCYRVCFH